From the genome of Streptomyces sp. NBC_01260, one region includes:
- a CDS encoding MmcQ/YjbR family DNA-binding protein yields the protein MTPKELRAFCLGFNASAEEFPFGPEASVFKVLGKMFALSSLDARPLKVNLKCDPDDAVRLREEHEAVAPGWHMNKRHWNTVTVSGLPDGRVRELIEDSYDLVVAGLPRAERLRLDRA from the coding sequence ATGACTCCGAAGGAGCTGAGGGCGTTCTGCCTGGGGTTCAACGCGAGCGCCGAGGAGTTCCCGTTCGGGCCGGAGGCGTCCGTCTTCAAGGTGCTGGGCAAGATGTTCGCGCTGAGCTCCCTGGACGCGCGGCCGCTGAAGGTGAACCTCAAGTGCGACCCCGACGACGCGGTGCGGCTCCGGGAGGAGCACGAGGCCGTGGCGCCGGGGTGGCACATGAACAAGCGGCACTGGAACACGGTGACCGTGTCCGGGCTGCCGGACGGAAGAGTGCGTGAGCTGATCGAGGACAGCTACGACCTGGTGGTGGCGGGGCTGCCGCGGGCGGAGCGCCTGCGGCTGGACCGGGCGTAG
- a CDS encoding helix-turn-helix transcriptional regulator, with amino-acid sequence MGSGLRREEVAVLAGVGVSWYQWLEQGRDITVSPQVLDSVARVLRLSSAERRHLYVLAGLNPPAPEVDPANVDMCAGLQRLLDSWMPYPAHIMDAYWNIILYNNAASMVWGMGPDRPQNCVIAFFTDPVHRGREQDWRETAAGVVAQFRAACSECPDDDGFRAIVAEAKERSPEFAELWERRDVAPGGQMRKELTHPAVGKPVVEATQLRIPARPDLAIVLHNPWPETGTEEKLRWLASPEGRRGSMRQVRG; translated from the coding sequence GTGGGGAGCGGGCTGCGCCGTGAGGAGGTCGCCGTCCTCGCCGGGGTGGGCGTCTCCTGGTACCAGTGGCTGGAGCAGGGCCGGGACATCACCGTGTCCCCGCAGGTGCTGGACTCCGTGGCCCGGGTGCTGCGGCTCAGCAGCGCCGAACGGCGTCACCTCTACGTGCTCGCCGGGCTCAACCCGCCCGCCCCGGAGGTCGATCCGGCCAACGTGGACATGTGCGCGGGGCTGCAGCGGCTGCTCGACAGCTGGATGCCGTACCCGGCGCACATCATGGACGCGTACTGGAACATCATCCTGTACAACAACGCGGCCTCGATGGTGTGGGGGATGGGGCCGGACCGGCCGCAGAACTGCGTGATCGCCTTCTTCACCGATCCGGTCCACCGCGGCCGGGAGCAGGACTGGCGGGAGACCGCGGCCGGAGTCGTCGCCCAGTTCCGGGCCGCCTGCTCCGAATGCCCCGACGACGACGGCTTCCGGGCGATCGTGGCCGAGGCGAAGGAGCGCAGTCCCGAGTTCGCCGAGCTCTGGGAGCGGCGGGACGTCGCGCCCGGCGGGCAGATGCGCAAGGAGCTGACGCATCCGGCGGTGGGCAAGCCGGTCGTGGAGGCCACCCAGTTGCGCATCCCGGCCCGCCCGGACCTGGCGATCGTGCTGCACAACCCGTGGCCGGAGACCGGCACGGAGGAGAAGCTCCGCTGGCTGGCCTCGCCCGAGGGGCGGCGGGGTTCGATGCGTCAGGTCCGGGGATGA
- a CDS encoding cytidine deaminase: MTDSTDLGAEDRKIVTLARSARARNGVPEGAAVRDETGRTYVAGTVQLESLRLSALRTAVAMAVASGATSLEAAAIVSEAETPSDEDRAAVRDLGGADTPVLLAGPDGVLRLSVTAG, from the coding sequence ATGACCGATAGCACCGACCTCGGCGCCGAGGACCGCAAGATCGTCACGCTGGCGCGCAGCGCCCGCGCCCGCAACGGTGTGCCGGAGGGCGCGGCCGTAAGGGACGAGACCGGACGTACGTATGTGGCGGGCACGGTGCAGCTGGAGTCGCTGCGCCTCAGCGCGTTGCGGACGGCCGTCGCCATGGCCGTGGCGAGCGGCGCCACCTCGCTGGAGGCGGCCGCGATCGTCTCCGAGGCCGAGACCCCTTCGGACGAGGACCGTGCCGCTGTCCGGGACCTGGGAGGGGCGGACACCCCGGTGCTGCTCGCCGGTCCGGACGGGGTTCTGCGGCTCAGTGTGACGGCGGGCTGA
- a CDS encoding beta-xylosidase yields the protein MSPAIRRSDSRGTRRRGRRWAAALSVGALVVAGGGLLAGPAQAMAAASVAVDFPTHCIPPAIAGIPPIDGTTSAQISVDNAAPKVGDTVTVTYTVVKPAASNPVDLALPADIMTPTGKVTVAGAQSAGITVAGPKKNAPVPGKGAFPSFSMTGTFTVTAPGEITLSPGDYNIHTSYIMELDTPCTVTDPPAPVSQTIIATDGGGQVNERAIQLGTASGAAGDQVSVTGSKFTAGAAVTLAGRAGGSQTGDTATVTADGSGAFTGQLTVTDPSTTGIVAYEGAGWDAAKGAGPQAYTVTGGGGETPDGSQKLTSSVKAGTLSMSQAGDSVELSAVDFGKGGASTGALRTVTVKDFRGGPAGWSLTGKVTDFQGPAGATIGASALGWSPACAAKAGSPSTCAAGSEGSVGSAGATLASTPNGAFTGGEFTVDAQLSLDVPAYSATGAYSGVLTLTLT from the coding sequence ATGAGTCCAGCCATTCGAAGATCCGACAGCCGGGGAACGCGGCGCCGAGGCCGCCGCTGGGCCGCCGCGCTGAGTGTGGGCGCGCTCGTCGTCGCCGGGGGAGGACTGCTCGCCGGGCCCGCCCAGGCCATGGCGGCGGCGTCCGTGGCGGTGGACTTCCCGACCCACTGCATCCCGCCCGCGATCGCCGGGATCCCGCCGATCGACGGGACGACGTCGGCGCAGATCAGTGTCGACAACGCGGCCCCGAAGGTCGGCGACACGGTCACGGTGACGTACACCGTCGTCAAGCCGGCCGCGAGCAACCCGGTCGATCTGGCGCTGCCCGCCGACATCATGACGCCGACCGGCAAGGTCACCGTCGCCGGTGCGCAGTCCGCCGGAATCACGGTGGCGGGCCCGAAGAAGAACGCTCCGGTGCCCGGCAAGGGCGCGTTCCCGTCGTTCTCCATGACCGGCACCTTCACGGTCACCGCGCCCGGCGAGATCACCCTCTCGCCCGGCGACTACAACATCCACACCAGCTACATCATGGAGCTGGACACACCCTGCACGGTCACCGATCCGCCCGCGCCCGTCTCCCAGACGATCATCGCGACGGACGGCGGCGGCCAGGTCAACGAGCGTGCCATCCAGCTCGGTACGGCCTCCGGAGCAGCCGGTGACCAGGTCAGCGTGACCGGGTCGAAGTTCACCGCGGGTGCGGCCGTCACCCTCGCCGGCCGGGCCGGGGGCTCCCAGACCGGCGACACGGCGACGGTCACGGCGGACGGATCGGGCGCCTTCACCGGACAGCTGACCGTCACCGACCCGTCGACCACCGGAATCGTCGCCTACGAGGGCGCCGGCTGGGACGCGGCCAAGGGCGCGGGCCCCCAGGCCTACACCGTCACCGGTGGCGGCGGAGAGACACCGGACGGCAGTCAGAAGCTGACCTCGTCCGTCAAGGCGGGCACGCTCTCCATGTCGCAGGCCGGGGACTCCGTCGAACTGTCGGCGGTCGACTTCGGCAAGGGCGGCGCATCCACCGGCGCCCTGCGGACGGTGACCGTCAAGGACTTCCGCGGCGGCCCCGCGGGCTGGTCGCTGACCGGAAAGGTCACCGACTTCCAGGGTCCGGCCGGTGCCACGATCGGCGCCTCCGCGCTCGGCTGGAGCCCGGCCTGCGCGGCGAAGGCCGGCAGCCCGAGCACCTGCGCGGCGGGTTCCGAGGGTTCGGTCGGCAGCGCGGGAGCCACTCTGGCCTCCACGCCGAACGGCGCCTTCACCGGAGGTGAGTTCACCGTCGACGCCCAGCTGTCGCTGGACGTGCCGGCGTACTCCGCCACCGGCGCCTACTCCGGAGTGCTCACGCTCACCCTGACGTGA
- a CDS encoding WxL protein peptidoglycan domain-containing protein gives MRKLSVLLLTGALLLLGAPAAGAADNGSWSVFPAAADTGTRPYFYLSADPGATLTDKVTVKNKTGDPLTFRLYAADAYNTERDGGFAVRAQNEKQRSVGAWARTDRDRVTVKPHGSVTVPVTIKVPEDAEPGDHPGALVALDERVDPADAGAVAVGIQKAVGARIYLRVNGPTMPALSVDDVKVEHTQPLVPGTGTSRAVISYTLRNRGNVTLSPKVALKAEGLFGRTLLARELKRIPSELLPRQEVRLTEEWKGAPQLEWGEVKLTASARDTREAATAPYFALPWLVAGVLLVLLAGGAGLWIRARRSRRRTA, from the coding sequence GTGCGCAAGCTGTCCGTACTCCTTCTGACCGGCGCCCTGCTCCTGCTGGGCGCCCCCGCGGCCGGCGCCGCCGACAACGGCAGCTGGTCGGTCTTCCCGGCCGCCGCCGACACCGGCACCCGGCCGTACTTCTATCTCTCGGCCGACCCCGGAGCCACCCTCACCGACAAGGTGACCGTCAAGAACAAGACCGGCGACCCGCTGACGTTCCGGCTGTACGCGGCCGACGCGTACAACACCGAACGCGACGGCGGATTCGCGGTCCGCGCGCAGAACGAGAAGCAGCGATCCGTCGGCGCCTGGGCCAGGACCGACCGCGACCGGGTCACCGTGAAGCCGCACGGTTCGGTCACCGTGCCCGTCACGATCAAGGTCCCCGAGGACGCCGAACCGGGCGACCACCCCGGCGCCCTCGTCGCCCTGGACGAGCGCGTCGACCCCGCCGACGCGGGCGCCGTGGCCGTCGGCATCCAGAAGGCGGTCGGCGCCCGGATCTATCTGCGGGTCAACGGCCCGACGATGCCCGCGCTCTCCGTCGACGACGTCAAGGTCGAGCACACCCAGCCACTGGTCCCGGGCACCGGCACGTCCCGGGCCGTCATCTCGTACACGCTCCGCAACCGCGGCAACGTCACCCTCAGCCCCAAGGTCGCGCTCAAGGCCGAGGGGCTCTTCGGCCGCACCCTGCTCGCCCGCGAGCTGAAGCGGATTCCCTCCGAGCTGCTGCCCCGCCAGGAGGTCCGGCTCACCGAGGAGTGGAAGGGCGCGCCGCAGCTGGAGTGGGGCGAGGTCAAGCTGACCGCCAGCGCGCGCGACACCCGCGAGGCCGCCACCGCACCGTACTTCGCACTGCCCTGGCTGGTCGCCGGAGTGCTGCTGGTGCTTCTTGCCGGGGGCGCGGGGCTGTGGATACGGGCACGTCGGAGCCGTCGCCGCACGGCCTGA
- the era gene encoding GTPase Era yields MGAMSARPNPEAAAQQAENTAPHRAGFACFVGRPNAGKSTLTNALVGQKVAITSNRPQTTRHTVRGIVHRPDAQLILVDTPGLHKPRTLLGERLNDVVRTTWAEVDVIGFCLPADQKLGPGDTYIIKELAGIRKTPKIAIITKSDLVESKQLAEQLLAVSRLGEELGFEWAEIIPVSAVKDDQVGLLADLIAPLLPESPPLYPEGDLTDEPEMVMVAELIREAALEGVRDELPHSIAVVVEEMLPREDRPADKPLLDIHANVYIERPSQKGIIIGPKGKRLKDVGTKSRKHIEALLGTPVFLDLHVKVAKDWQRDPKQLRKLGF; encoded by the coding sequence ATGGGCGCCATGAGCGCTCGACCTAACCCAGAAGCTGCTGCGCAGCAGGCTGAGAACACCGCCCCGCACCGGGCCGGCTTCGCCTGCTTCGTGGGCCGTCCCAACGCGGGCAAGTCCACCCTTACGAACGCTCTGGTCGGCCAGAAGGTGGCGATCACGTCCAACCGGCCACAGACCACCCGGCACACGGTCCGCGGCATCGTGCACCGGCCGGACGCGCAGCTGATCCTGGTCGACACCCCCGGCCTCCACAAGCCGCGCACCCTGCTGGGCGAGCGTCTCAACGACGTCGTACGCACCACCTGGGCCGAGGTCGACGTCATCGGTTTCTGCCTGCCCGCCGACCAGAAGCTCGGCCCCGGCGACACGTACATCATCAAGGAACTCGCGGGCATCAGGAAGACGCCCAAGATCGCGATCATCACCAAGTCCGACCTGGTCGAGTCCAAGCAGCTCGCCGAACAGCTGCTGGCCGTCTCCCGCCTCGGCGAGGAGCTCGGCTTCGAGTGGGCGGAGATCATCCCGGTCTCGGCCGTCAAGGACGACCAGGTCGGTCTGCTGGCCGACCTGATCGCCCCGCTGCTCCCCGAGAGCCCGCCGCTCTACCCGGAGGGCGACCTCACCGACGAGCCCGAGATGGTCATGGTCGCCGAGCTGATCCGGGAGGCCGCGCTCGAAGGCGTACGGGACGAGCTGCCGCACTCCATCGCGGTCGTCGTCGAGGAGATGCTGCCGCGCGAGGACCGTCCGGCGGACAAGCCGCTGCTCGACATCCACGCCAACGTCTACATCGAGCGGCCCAGCCAGAAGGGCATCATCATCGGCCCCAAGGGCAAGCGGCTCAAGGACGTCGGCACCAAGTCGCGCAAGCACATCGAGGCGCTGCTCGGTACGCCGGTCTTCCTGGACCTGCACGTGAAGGTCGCCAAGGACTGGCAGCGGGACCCCAAGCAGCTGCGCAAGCTGGGGTTCTGA
- a CDS encoding protealysin inhibitor emfourin — protein MRIQVSRTGGFAGIARHREIDTSGRADAREWETLAESALTGGRDTPPAGVPDGFGYRITVGDRTVHCADPRLTDAQRALVARVLKEGA, from the coding sequence ATGCGGATCCAGGTGAGCAGGACCGGTGGTTTCGCCGGTATCGCACGCCACCGCGAGATCGACACCTCCGGGCGGGCCGACGCCCGTGAATGGGAGACCCTGGCCGAATCGGCACTCACCGGCGGCCGGGACACCCCGCCGGCCGGCGTTCCGGACGGCTTCGGCTACCGGATCACGGTCGGCGACCGGACCGTGCACTGCGCGGACCCGCGGCTGACCGACGCCCAGCGCGCACTGGTCGCACGCGTCCTGAAGGAGGGCGCGTGA
- a CDS encoding M4 family metallopeptidase — protein sequence MQPRTQHGSHPVFCTIVPPHVLDKLSQSDDPVLAGPARRTLEADAARRTRRQVTTPVPPRVAPAPQDDRSGKPDRTLYDCRHGTDLPGTKVRAEGEDPTGDASVNRAYAGLGATFELLLKQYGRRSIDGNGLPLIGSVHYDEKYNNAFFDGEQMVFGDGDGEIFLDFTVAIDVIAHELAHGLTQYTANLSYYGQSGALNESVSDVFGSLVKQYSLGQTAEQADWLIGAGLLAPRVQGVALRSMKAPGTAYDDDVLGKDPQPASMDDYIHTGDDNGGVHLNSGIPNRAFYLLATALGGSSWERAGQLWFDVLTGGELAVDADFAAFARLTVAAARSRFGEGDEAEAVLKAWSEVGVPTV from the coding sequence ATGCAGCCTCGAACTCAGCACGGGTCCCACCCCGTCTTCTGCACCATCGTGCCGCCCCACGTCCTCGACAAGCTGTCGCAGTCCGACGATCCCGTCCTGGCGGGCCCGGCCCGCCGCACCCTGGAGGCCGACGCCGCCCGGCGCACCCGCCGCCAGGTGACGACGCCCGTCCCGCCCCGCGTCGCCCCCGCGCCGCAGGACGACCGCTCCGGCAAACCCGACCGCACCCTCTACGACTGCCGGCACGGCACCGACCTGCCCGGCACCAAGGTCCGCGCCGAGGGCGAGGACCCCACGGGCGACGCCAGCGTCAACCGCGCGTACGCGGGCCTCGGAGCCACCTTCGAACTGCTGCTCAAGCAATACGGGCGGCGTTCGATCGACGGCAACGGGCTGCCGCTGATCGGCTCCGTGCACTACGACGAGAAGTACAACAACGCCTTCTTCGACGGCGAGCAGATGGTGTTCGGCGACGGGGACGGGGAGATCTTCCTCGACTTCACCGTCGCCATCGACGTCATCGCCCACGAGCTGGCGCACGGACTGACCCAGTACACGGCCAACCTGAGCTACTACGGCCAGTCCGGCGCGCTCAACGAGTCCGTCTCGGACGTGTTCGGTTCCCTGGTCAAGCAGTACTCGCTGGGCCAGACCGCGGAGCAGGCCGACTGGCTGATCGGTGCGGGCCTGCTGGCACCCAGGGTCCAGGGGGTGGCGCTGCGCTCGATGAAGGCGCCCGGCACCGCGTACGACGACGACGTGCTCGGCAAGGACCCGCAGCCCGCGTCCATGGACGACTACATCCACACCGGCGACGACAACGGCGGGGTGCACCTCAACTCCGGAATCCCGAACCGCGCGTTCTACCTGCTGGCGACCGCGCTCGGCGGCAGTTCCTGGGAGCGGGCCGGGCAGCTCTGGTTCGATGTGCTCACCGGTGGTGAACTGGCGGTGGACGCGGACTTCGCGGCCTTCGCCCGGCTGACCGTCGCGGCGGCACGCAGCCGCTTCGGCGAGGGGGACGAGGCGGAGGCGGTCCTCAAGGCCTGGTCGGAGGTGGGCGTACCGACCGTCTAG
- the leuA gene encoding 2-isopropylmalate synthase yields MTAVNPAQTPVGNSVGRPTPVTNATGLQKPSGMPIGKYGRYEAVEIPDRTWPDKRVTVAPRWLSTDLRDGNQALIDPMSPARKREMFDLLVRMGYKEIEVGFPSSGETDFAFVRSIIEEGAIPEDVTISVLTQAREELIERTVESLVGAHRATVHLYNATAPTFRRVVFRGSKEQVKQIAVDGTRLVMEYAEKILGEETIFGYQYSPEIFTDTELDFALEVCEAVCDVWQPEEGREIILNLPATVERSTPSTHADRFEWMSRNLSRREFVCLSVHPHNDRGTAVAAAELALMAGADRIEGCLFGQGERTGNVDLVTLGMNLFSQGVDPQIDFSQIDEIRRTSEYCNQMEVHPRHPYAGDLVYTAFSGSHQDAIKKGFDAMEADAAAQGKTVDDIEWAVPYLPIDPKDVGRSYEAVIRVNSQSGKGGIAYVLKNDHKLDLPRRMQIEYSRIIQAKTDAEGGEVTPAQIWTTFQDEYLPNPGNAAAQWGRVQLRTGQTTTGSDGQDTITVEATVDGADTVLTGTGNGPISAFFEALQAIGIDARLLDYTEHTMSEGASAQAASYIECAIDGKVLWGIGIDANTTRASLKAVVSAVNRATR; encoded by the coding sequence ATGACCGCAGTGAATCCCGCTCAGACTCCCGTCGGCAACTCCGTCGGCCGCCCCACGCCGGTCACCAACGCCACGGGACTGCAGAAGCCGTCCGGGATGCCGATCGGCAAGTACGGCCGGTACGAGGCCGTCGAGATTCCCGACCGCACCTGGCCGGACAAGCGGGTCACGGTCGCTCCCCGCTGGCTCTCCACGGACCTGCGCGACGGGAACCAGGCGCTGATCGACCCGATGTCACCGGCCCGCAAGCGCGAGATGTTCGACCTGCTGGTGCGCATGGGCTACAAGGAGATCGAGGTCGGCTTCCCGTCCTCCGGCGAGACCGACTTCGCGTTCGTCCGCTCCATCATCGAAGAGGGCGCGATCCCCGAGGACGTGACGATCTCCGTCCTGACGCAGGCCCGCGAGGAACTGATCGAGCGGACCGTCGAATCACTGGTCGGGGCCCACCGCGCCACCGTTCACCTGTACAACGCGACCGCCCCCACCTTCCGCCGCGTGGTCTTCCGCGGGTCCAAGGAGCAGGTCAAGCAGATCGCCGTGGACGGCACCCGGCTGGTCATGGAGTACGCCGAGAAGATCCTGGGCGAGGAGACGATCTTCGGCTACCAGTACAGCCCGGAGATCTTCACCGACACCGAGCTGGACTTCGCCCTGGAGGTCTGTGAGGCGGTATGCGATGTCTGGCAGCCCGAGGAGGGCCGCGAGATCATCCTCAACCTGCCCGCCACCGTGGAGCGTTCGACGCCGTCCACGCACGCCGACCGGTTCGAGTGGATGTCGCGCAACCTGTCGCGCCGCGAGTTCGTCTGCCTGTCCGTCCACCCGCACAACGACCGCGGCACCGCCGTCGCCGCCGCCGAACTGGCCCTGATGGCCGGGGCGGACCGGATCGAGGGCTGCCTGTTCGGCCAGGGCGAGCGCACCGGCAACGTCGACCTGGTGACGCTGGGCATGAACCTCTTCTCGCAGGGCGTCGACCCGCAGATCGACTTCTCGCAGATCGACGAGATCCGCCGCACCAGCGAGTACTGCAACCAGATGGAGGTCCACCCGCGCCACCCCTACGCGGGCGACCTGGTCTACACCGCCTTCTCCGGCTCCCACCAGGACGCCATCAAGAAGGGCTTCGACGCCATGGAGGCCGACGCGGCCGCCCAGGGCAAGACCGTGGACGACATCGAGTGGGCGGTGCCCTACCTGCCGATCGACCCGAAGGACGTCGGCCGCAGTTACGAGGCGGTCATCCGGGTCAACTCGCAGTCCGGCAAGGGCGGAATCGCGTATGTCCTGAAGAACGACCACAAGCTGGACCTGCCGCGCCGGATGCAGATCGAGTACTCCCGGATCATTCAGGCCAAGACCGATGCCGAGGGCGGCGAGGTCACGCCGGCGCAGATCTGGACGACGTTCCAGGACGAGTACCTGCCCAACCCCGGCAACGCCGCGGCTCAGTGGGGCCGCGTGCAGCTGCGCACCGGCCAGACCACCACCGGCTCGGACGGCCAGGACACGATCACCGTCGAGGCGACCGTGGACGGCGCGGACACCGTGCTCACCGGCACCGGCAACGGCCCGATCTCGGCGTTCTTCGAAGCGCTGCAGGCCATCGGCATCGACGCCCGGCTGCTGGACTACACCGAGCACACGATGAGCGAGGGTGCGAGCGCCCAGGCCGCCTCGTACATCGAGTGCGCGATCGACGGGAAGGTCCTGTGGGGCATCGGCATCGACGCCAACACCACGCGGGCCTCGCTGAAGGCGGTCGTCTCGGCCGTCAACCGCGCCACCCGCTGA
- a CDS encoding TerB family tellurite resistance protein encodes MRSALGQRAIKLRICGIRTMWDTVGDGEFFCTGCGGDRNYRRLTGRLRFAVLGVPLLRRGTVGPVVECAACHHHFDTDTLDHPTTTRFSAMLKDAVHTVALGVLAAGGTTSRTVLETAVATVRGAGFDDCTQEQLATVVEVLSVDIGHGSAFDPAAEACGAALAIELHEALEPLAPHLAPAGRESILLQGARIALADGPYSQAEREVLTTVGGALQLRAEDTARLLAAAARTPS; translated from the coding sequence GTGCGGTCAGCCCTGGGACAACGCGCCATAAAGCTGCGTATCTGCGGCATCCGCACCATGTGGGACACCGTCGGTGACGGCGAGTTCTTCTGCACCGGCTGCGGGGGTGACCGCAACTACCGCCGCCTCACCGGACGCCTCCGGTTCGCCGTCCTCGGCGTACCGCTGCTGCGGCGCGGCACCGTGGGCCCGGTCGTCGAATGCGCCGCGTGCCACCACCACTTCGACACCGACACGCTCGACCACCCCACCACCACCCGGTTCTCCGCGATGCTCAAGGACGCCGTCCACACCGTGGCGCTCGGCGTCCTGGCGGCCGGCGGCACCACCTCCCGCACCGTCCTGGAGACCGCGGTCGCCACCGTGCGCGGCGCCGGATTCGACGACTGCACACAGGAGCAGCTCGCCACCGTCGTCGAGGTCCTCTCCGTCGACATAGGCCACGGCTCGGCGTTCGACCCGGCCGCCGAGGCCTGCGGCGCGGCCCTGGCCATCGAACTCCACGAGGCGCTGGAGCCCCTCGCCCCGCATCTGGCCCCCGCCGGACGCGAATCGATTCTGCTCCAGGGCGCCCGGATCGCGCTCGCCGACGGCCCGTACAGCCAGGCCGAACGCGAGGTGCTGACCACGGTCGGCGGGGCGCTCCAGCTCCGCGCCGAGGACACGGCCCGGCTGCTCGCCGCGGCGGCGCGTACGCCCTCCTGA